The Malus domestica chromosome 17, GDT2T_hap1 genome contains the following window.
CAGTTTCCTAATAGTATATTTCATTTCTGATACCATTTGTTTCTGCTGTAGTTTGTTCACTGGGAAAAAGGCCGTGATGTTTTCGAGAGGCTTCTGATTGATTCAGACTGGGCAATTAATAATGGAAACTGGCTATGGCTATCGTGCTCATCATTTTTCTACCAGGTGTGAAGCATCTATCACCATTATTTGCTAGTTCTTATAGAGTTGCATATAAGCTGGGAAGTGAGTGACATCTCAGCTTTTAAGATATAAATGGGTTCTTTATATTTTGCACTTGATTGATATATGATTGGCAATGACTGTTGATTTCAACATAGACTTATAACACTGCTAATGATGATACCTTTTCTGGATACATGAGTTGTGATTTTCTAACGGTGAGCATTCATCTTAAAACTAAATGTGAAAGGTTGTTTTGGTatgaatatatgtataaatGTTTATATGCAATTCCATCTTTCACATAGTGTAACGAAGTAAGCTTTGTGTGATTGGGTGCTGGGAGTCATGATTTTCTATTGTGAATATTGATGGTTTTGCAGTGATGTTTAGTGAccctttgatgaagattttTTCATTTGAATTGTTTCCATTCTGACCAGTATAACCGCATCTACTCTCCAACCTCGTTTGGAAAGAAGTACGACCCAAATGGGGATTACATTAGACATTTTCTCCCCGTACTTAAAGGTATGTTACATTCCTCTCATTTCCTGCATATTCATTATGCTGACTACACTGTCTTGCATGAAATGCATAACCAATTTTCATCTACCAGAAATGCCAAAGGAGTACATTTATGAGCCATGGACGGCTCCTGAAAGCATTCAGAAAAAGGCAAAGTGTATAATCGGAAGAGATTATCCAAAGCCAGGTCAGTTCTGTTAACCTTCTGTTTTGCAGTATGATCAGTGCTTAAACTGGAGATTAATATGTCAGGTTATGTCTGAACTATAGACTCATGGAATGGATTGTACTTATGCTGTTCTGCATAGTAATGTGTGTTTTTGTGCATACTATTGCCTGCACAGTAGCTTATGCATCGAATAACCTGTTGCAGTTTGAATAATCCTGTCCTTTTTCCTTTGTGAGAATGAATGCAAAATGAGTACTATTGTGGAGTATTTGGAGGATGAAAGTTGTCAAATTTTGGTCATGTGGGGAATCAACCCATGGTTGAATGCCGCGTTGCAATTTTTTTACAAGATTTTATTCCTTTGGTCATGGGGCGATACAGAGGGTTTTTAGAGGCCTAAAAACTTGGAAGACTGATGAGCTTTGAACTtcgaataatttagaaacacagtATCTCTATCTAACTTCATTGCTTATGTCGTTGTAGTTCTTTGTTTTCTTACTCTGCACCTATTTGTATTTCAGTGGTTGCTCACGATTCTGCAAGCAAGGAGTGCAAGAGGAGAATGGCTGAAGCATATGCATTGAACCAGAAGTTGACTGGCTTGGTGAGCGAAGAAGATTTAAGAAACTTGAGGAGAAAACTGGAGAAGGACGAAAAGCCAGAGGTAAAAAATAAACGGCAAAGAAAGCTAATTGGCTGAGGTCTATGTCGGTTGTCCGACCCTCCTCATAGAAAAAACGGATCCCTTGTATTTGATCTCACCCAACCCCACATTCCTCATACCCCTTTTAAGTTTGATGATACGAACGCCTGCTGACAAAGAAAGATTCTACTTAAATTTGGTAGGTTTTCAGAAGTTCAAGGTTGTAAATGAGCCAACGCCGGAACTGAATGTCATTGTGCCCAAGTTTGGCTTGTGTAATTTTTCCCCAGCTCGAGTGAGCTTAAAAATTGCAAGCCCGATACCGAGCTCGAGCTGTTTCGAGCTATTTTAATACTAGGTTGGTTTGATTGCACAAATGTTTTACCCCTTGGTAGTGCGTGTTAGTAAAAGAATCTAAACTGGATGTTAATAGAACTCTCTTTATCAATCAAAAGAATGTGAAAAGACTATCCAGTCTATCAATTGCGTAATATTTTACCCTCTGGCAGTCCACGTTAGTCAAAGAATCTAAACTATATATTAATATAACTTTCTTTATCAATCAAAAGATGATGAAATGACTATTAGTCTACTATTACAACAAAAGAGTTAAGGGCAGTAATgtaattttacaaaataaaaggttGTTTTCTGTTTAAACATCATCTGCAGGTTACATGaaattttaacatctctaatttaaaaaacaaattaaaaaaaaaaattaaacttctCTCTTCACTCCAAcattctctcactctcttccgCTCTCCTTCAattctaaaaataaatataaaaaatttcacatacACATTATGTGTGGACATATACTAGTATATATAACATAAACAACGCaacacaaaattttcaaacacaaCACTTGAAATAGAGCCCGATAGCAGGTTAGGTCATCCGACGTGGTTTCTTTAGAAGTAAAAGAAAACTGGAGGGTACAATGTTTCAAAAGCAATAATTCAACACCTTATCTTCATACAAGGAAACATCTTGCATAAAATAAACGTATAGCAATATCTTACCTCTAAAAAGTTTTGAAGTAGATACTAACACAAATGAACAGTTCTGCAATGAGCCTTGGTTTTTCAAATTCTGTATGTGATTTAAGCGACGATTTAAAAGTCTCATTTGACTATTTTTACCGCACCAGGATTCTCGCCGGATCCATTccctagggatcccgcaattctatccgttcattgtatatcgtgcggtcagttttcgttaggtactatttacttttgaattttaaaatttaaaatttaaatgatttgtgaccgcacgatataaGATGAACGGACAGAATTGTgagatccctaggatccctagggaatggatccggcgaggatcctggtCCATTTTTACCATATTccacaaaaaagaagaaactttATCAAAACTGTCATTTCTAGgtttatctttttgttttgttaattgaATTTGTTGAATTTGTGTCTCTAAATACGTATTagacaagaaataaaaaaagtattatTCTTGTAACACATTTAATCAAGAGTTGATGacatgtatttttttaatttattattacatGTCAAGCTTGAATGATCGAGCCGAGTTCAAGTTTATTTTGAGCTGCTCACTGCCAACCACAGCCCAAACCTGGTGCGAGCTCGAAGTGTTTTGAGCCGGTTTACAATCCTAAATGAGTTAGTCAAGCTACTTTCACAAAGAATAAGATCATATGCATTGAAAGCTGTACTTACATAAGGTCAAATGATATCCAAATATAATAAGGCTCGTTTTGTTTAAAAATGCTCATCCTTTCCGTCTCAAACTGCTCGACTCAAGTTTCTTTCAATTGGGAAGAAATGGCTAAACAATCTTCATTGGAAACCTAACCAAGAGTCCATTTTACCGAAGGTAAAAATGACAGGACCCGTAAACATCCCATCCCAAATTGGCAAATTCCAGCACGTGCACCCCAACTTCCCACGTGCGAGGTGAATCCCTACCCGCAAAGACCCGGCTCCATCATCCTCTCTTCCGGACAAGCCCGAAGACCCGTTGGACTCCTCCCAACCAGCCTCCCACCATTTTCCCACCCCTAAGCAAATCCCCATTTTCTcgagaaacaaacagaaaattatCACAAAAGGAGATCAAGAGATCCAATCTCTTCGTCTCCAACACCAAAGGGGTGGCCTGACATTAAAACACACtcaccaccacaacaatcagAACCATGTGGCGGAGACTGCTCTCTTCCTCTCAgctcaaaaccctaaccctagccgccgCCGCTCCATGCCGATCGGCTGGTGGACCCGCCCTGTCTCTCCTCCTCAAGCCCCTTCCTGTCCTTCCTAGCTACTTCAGCACCACTGCCGAAGCTGgtaatctcttcttcttcctcatcgcAGACCCTTGTTTTTCCTCTCAGATCTTTGTCCGATGAGCGGGATTTTGATTTGAGTGTTTTGTTGCAGTGACGACGGGTGTGAAGAAGGTTGAGGACGTTATGCCCATTGCCACTGGCCACGAGCGAGAGGAGCTTGAAGCTGAACTTGAGGTaacacttttttttaattaatttatgattttgatcattttttttcctGAGGAGACTGTTTGACTGCTGAGAAAATGTAGGAAAAAATGAGTTAGTGAGCAAGTGACAAATTGTACCTATTTCTTTGGAATTAACTTAACTAGTTGAAATCTGATTGACGATTTACACTTTCctgtgtcattttcattaaccAATACTTCGTTGGGTTTTAGAAGTTTGATGCATTTTCTTGATCTTTTTCCTCAGGGAAGGGATGTTCTCGAAATCAACTATCCTGTTGGTCCTTTTGGCACAAAGGTCAGTGCTATCTCGTGAAATTTAGATTGCGTAACAGTTTCAAAAGTTATCTGTCACTTGATTTGTGGAGCCTTCTGCTATGCTATATGACGGTCAGCTAGAAATATATCATGTGGAACTGGAAACGGATTATTCCTGTAATAGTATTATTTTGGAACTAGAACTGGAAACGGCTGGTCACCGCCCCGATTAATCCCTAGgcgttttaaaaataaaaaaggccaCCTAGACTCGCCCAGGACCCTGCCTAGGTTGACATAAGCGGCTAGGCGGACCTAGGTATGCCTAGGCTGTCTGGGTGGTTTTGTgactttttttttgcttttttttatttatttaagaaaATGACTTCTGGTCGCGACTCTCACTTAtaaagaaaatagataacttccattttgcattttatgttttcaataaattgttggATACatggatgaacactcattatgtgcttgttccccatatttttactttttactatGTTCttgtactttataatttatataccattctattttgcaatttatgtttCTCAGTACAATTATGTatagttttttaaatttaagtaaaaacttatttgtaagttatataataaatttaattaaaatataaaaaaaacctcCTTGGCGCCCGCCTAGTCCCCTACCTCCCGCTTGATTAGCGCCTAAcgccttttagaaccttgaattTTATAAAATAGTTTCAGTTCTTCTATTTAAGCATAttcttttattaaataaaaagatatgCATACCTGTTAGTGTTAATTTTCATAATTCCTAATTGGACAGCATATTAAGATTTTTACTTttgtaaataataaattatttacaTGTACATTGTTCTGGGTTGAACTAAGGAGAtaatataaaaagttaaaaactgaAACCTCAAAGCATCTATGGAGAtaatataaaaagttaaaaactgaAACCTCAAAGCATCAAATGCGGTAGTGGCTTAAATGGACCAACCAATAGGGCTTCGGTTCAAAGTTCAAACATCTACAATCTGAGGCACATAtcaaaatcatatttttgaaGTAAGTATAGAAGTCATTCTACTTTAATTCTGGTTTTGTAGCTAAAGACCAAGATGTATTCTTGGTAATGGGtttggactggactggactgatTGAGTCTGGTTTCCGGAAGCCATGCAAATGAATGATCCAGGATTATGCAATAGGTTATTTCAAATTTGTGTGGGAGGTTCAAGTCCTGACAACTTTAGAataccaaaataaaaattaaaaaaatgattgtTTGGTTAAGGTTGCTATTTGGTTAAAGTTTATGCAGCCCTTTTAAGTGCGATATTGACTGTTGTTGTGCtaatttgtgttttgtttttttttttaagagagagggagggagggagagaaaagGGGAGGGGGTGTTGAACTAGTTTTGGAGTATACACACGTACTGTTTTTGTAAAACATATAGTTGAGCACCAtcacaattttcttttcagataAATTAAATGAACACATACTTTGTATAATTACATAATGTAAGCACTGTTTGGTACCACTCCTTAATTTTTGTAAATGTCCCTAATTCGTCCCAGTTTGGCTCTTTACAGAGAAATGCTCAATTTGAGTCTATCGGGCATGGACTGGAAGAGAGAAGAGTACTAATTGTTTTCATATATTTGATTTTATGAGAATTGTTTGTCTCTGAAGAAAAATGGAAACGAATCTGGATTTGATTTTTGGTGGTGGGAAACTgaactaaatcagtttctatcCTTATCATTAGGTTGCAATTTATATGTTCTTAACCTTCTTTAAGGGAGGGGGAAGGATTAATTTAATCTTGATTTTGCCACAAATGTTTTGATGTGTATACTTGTCTCTAATTTTATTATAAAGGAAGGGGGAAAGAGAGATGAAATTGTAACTTATGTATTTTTGGCTTTTAGGAAGAACCTGCGGTTGTCAAGTCCTATTACGACAAGAGAATAGTTGGATGCCCTGGTGGTGAAGGCGGTGGGTACTTCTATCTTCATTGTTTCTCTTCTCTCTGTGTGCATATGTATTCTTGCTTGCTGaatcttgtaaaaaaaaattcttttggaTTATGTTGCTATCagtttgatgttttttttttgtcggtaTTTTAATTGCAGAGGATGAGCATGATGTTGTGTGGTTTTGGCTGGAGAAAGGCAAGCCGCATGAATGTCCAGTGTGCTCACAATACTTTGTGGTAAGTGGAGGCTTAAACTTGatgtgataattttttttctgcTCCCTGAATTGGACCGGATGGAAACAAATCTAAATCCAGATATGGACTTTTACGTTGTTACATGGATTATGATCCAACGGCATGTGGGTCTACATGAAGACACGTGCACGTGTGAGATGGGTCGGGGGACTGCAACTCCACATGGTGTGATGTCATGGAGATGGTAGCTCTAGAAATAGAAGAGTGTTTGAGCTCACGGGCATCTATAAGCTGAGCTTCATAGGTTCATATCTACCATGGTTGGAACAACTGGTAGTGTTTTGTTCCACAACCTTCATTATTGAAACGCTAAAGATGGTAGAGTCAATCAGTTCCATGCAACGCAGGTTATGCGTGAAATACTTCCAGTCAAATCCTATAGGGAATCATAATGTTCTTACATCATTTTTCGTTGTTCATGCAGAGCTGCTTATTTGCTTCAAGTTATGCAGAATTGATctaatttatttcatctgatatCTGATGCTTAACAGCTTGAAGTTGTTGGACCCGGTGGATCTCCAGACCATTCCGATGACCATCACTGATTTGAATTGACCCAAATTCAGGGGGAGTTGGAGAGACGATATCCAGTGTACGCCGCAGCTTTGACTTTCAAAATTGGAAGCCTTCtgtttttgtttggttgatTGATGTCTTACTTTTGTAATTTGTGGCTGTTGCTTTTGCAACATTTGAGATAGAATCTCTGTGATAATTTAGACACAGGGAAACACCAACTTTTGGAACAATATAGATCCTCTTGTAAGGACGCCCTTCTACGCATTTTCCAAAATAATTGATGGGTATTAATGCTTGTTCATTCTTGTTCCCAACTTGGTACTTCCCCGGTCTGAACCGCTTTAAGAAAAAAGTAGGTAATAAAATTTGACTggttcaaaagaaaattaatcaaacaaaaattgTCAAAAAGTAGAGCCTTCTGATTGATTCTGATGTCTGATGTATATGTTGGTGTTCCGAGTATGTTGAAAAATCTCTTGAATTCATATAAGAAGGATGTGTACTCCTCCATATAAGAGAGTCCAACGTTGGAGAGTGCCTGCAAGCTCTTGGGGAAGCCATGGCCAAACCCTCCGAACCAACTGCCACCTTGTCGTGTTATTGTCAAGGTTTATGGTCATTGTCACGAGCTTAGGAGTGACCGTTGGAGTACAGAATGCAAGAAGCATCCCcttcaacaaaataaaggttTTGGGATTGAGTTGCGGGTTCCTTTTGAGGATGGTCCGTCATGGTCGTCAGATATTTTTCGATGAGGCGCCGTTATAATTTTCAGTCTAGCTTGGTCTCATTTGTTGAAATATTGTGTATGTTGTATGATGCACAAAATATTGTGTCCGCCTTGAAGCTCTTCGTTCTTAGATGAAGCTTCAAGGCGCGTTGCAAGCAGTTATGTGTTGCATTTCCCCTGACCTTGACTGGTGCAGCTCTCAAGTGATTCAGGAATAGGCTCAAACCCAGGTCTGTTGGTTCTTTCACGCAGCTGTACAAATCATTTGTCAGCCATTTTTTATGGGATCAGGCGTTTTCAATTACAATCACCAAGCCGTTGAATCTCCATTCACTAGAGAAGTCCTTGAGGCACATTTACGGCGCAGCCGTAAGAAATCAAGGCTTACTCAGGTGAAGGGGGAGGGGACCTGCAGAGCATCTCAATACAATATGTTTATTTATGGGATGAGAACGTATTTTGCTCCGGGAGCACTTACTAGCGGAGCTTTCCCATTGACCTTGGCAGGTGCAGCTCGAAAGTGTATATACAGTTTCTCAGCAGGAATCCTGCTCAACTGTAGCCAAAATGGGATATGAATTTTCATTGTTCTTCCATTCTTTTTGTTCGGAACACgagttttacaaaataaatacaCGATCTTTACCAGggaaaaacacaaaaccttaCAACTTAGATTGCAAAGACAAGGACACGGATACGAAGACATGTGACATGGCGATATAGGAACATGGCAAATCTTAAAAAATAAGACACGAAGACGGCTTAGATACGGCgaataaaatatattaaatgtATGGTagatattgtatatattaaaaataataatataacaaaataatataacaaaataatcatgttcatcaaattcattcattatatataataaCTAAAATAACCACAAACATAATAATTAAAACAACACAAGTATTAGAGACTGAAGTTAGGTTAGGTCGGGTTGCTTTTAGGCTTTAGTTTTCGGTTTTCCAAATTGACCACATGTTTCATTGTTTCCAAAATTGACTCAAAATAGTTTtcaaatttacgaaaatgctcCTACCGTATCTTGACTAGTGTCTTGGCCATGTCTAACCTGTTGACCGTGTCCAACCCTTGTCGTGGACGCGGCGAAGTGTCTGACACTCCAACACTTCAAGATTTCAGAGTGTCCATGCAACCTAGTTACAAGAACAGCAGGACACTCTGACACTTTAAAATTTCGAAGTGTCCATGCAACCTAGTTTACAAGAACAACGGGGTCAGACAAAATACTTCGTCATTTGGCACGAGGAAGTCttaatttgtcaagcaaagtcTTTTTGGCAAAATATACTTTGAAACTTACCAGTCCATATGAATCAATTAATATAAACGAAAGATAAAAATCCTTCTTATGCCACAAATTTTTAATGTGCGGTggcccaaatttttttcttgtattgtGACTCACTAACAAGTATCACTATTGTCACTGGATAACATGTAGTAATAATAGTGTATTATCAGTAACATTCGACATTCATGTTATCATGAGTGCTATATAAATTACAAGTGTCTTATTACACGATGTGTATTGTATATGGAGTTTGATGAATTTTCATATACTTTCAAATTCAGATGCATTCAAAATAAACTTTTATaaagtctgttgatgcacaaaaccggaggggtcttggaacaacgtaaatccgaccgtgaatctgcaaaaaagtaaagaacacaagatgtatcatggttccttctaatgtttgggctacgtccacattgatattgtttttctttgagaggattgtgagggagagagcctctgtaatgtgagagtaAGGGTTTTCTTCCCAGGGCCTCAAAATTGGCcccccttaatgaggagagtgaggagtccttttatagaataagagctcatcacttattacatatttgccccttcatttattacataattacatttgagtcccccgagtacttatacgagatctaaatacggatgccctaagtatggtacaaatagtagtctcccaagtcttcagtcaagagagtcttttggctggagacttaaaatttagtccatgtgtgggccgaagaaactagatgtcgtctagaactgatactcgatacgaggcggtgcccaatctgaaataatgtgagggagtcccttttatagaacaagggcttactcctcaatacataagtgatgggttaggagtgatgctcgtggcgatgcggttgctcagcaggcggtgatgctctctaatgaaggtgagggagtcccttttataaaataagggctcactcctcagtacatgaataatgggttaggagtgatgctcgcggctaggcggttgctcaacaggtggcgatgctctctaatgatggtgagggagtcccttttataaaacaaGGGAtcgttcctcagtacatgaataatgggtgctctctaataaaagtgagggagtcctttttataaaataagggctcgctcctcaataaataaataatgggctaagtcccccaagtattttttatgaggcccagttgaggcccaatatatggtacataatgtagtcccccaagtcttcggtcaatagagtatgttggctggagacttcaaattgaatccatgtatgggccgaagtggcggttgttcggaggcggtatttgtataccctgcactgaagctttgtaggtgaagctttgcaagtgaagcttttgaagctggaactctgttaaatgaagctttcgaagctggagctctgttaaatgaagctttcgaagctgattgacataagtgatgctcgtgaatg
Protein-coding sequences here:
- the LOC103440698 gene encoding cytochrome c oxidase subunit 5b-2, mitochondrial produces the protein MWRRLLSSSQLKTLTLAAAAPCRSAGGPALSLLLKPLPVLPSYFSTTAEAVTTGVKKVEDVMPIATGHEREELEAELEGRDVLEINYPVGPFGTKEEPAVVKSYYDKRIVGCPGGEGEDEHDVVWFWLEKGKPHECPVCSQYFVLEVVGPGGSPDHSDDHH